The genomic window GTGGCCATAGGCATCCAGAGGGCAGGCGTCCTGCACGGTCATGTTCTTGGCGCCCTTGAGAAAGGCTTGCGTGTAGGGCGTGACCGTCGTGTCGAGCCGGGTGGAGATGACGGTGTAGGCGATACCCGGGACGGTGTCGCCGTCACGGTAAACCTGTTGCATCAACGCTGATCCCTTGAGCTGCTGGCCGTAGGCCTCCATGTTGTGGTCGTAGCTCCACGTGCTAAGGAAATCCTTCACAGCCTCGGGCAGGCCGTCGACAAGCTTGTAGAGACCGACGGCGGTGGTGCCGTGGTTGGCGGCCACCAGTCCGATCAGCTTGTCGACCTTGGACGCTCCGCCATACATCTTGATGTAGGCGTTCGGCAGGATGCCGCCACCCTGCGAATGTCCGACGACGTCGACCTTCTCAGAGCCCGTCGCTTTCCGGAC from Metasolibacillus fluoroglycofenilyticus includes these protein-coding regions:
- a CDS encoding esterase/lipase family protein — translated: VRKATGSEKVDVVGHSQGGGILPNAYIKMYGGASKVDKLIGLVAANHGTTAVGLYKLVDGLPEAVKDFLSTWSYDHNMEAYGQQLKGSALMQQVYRDGDTVPGIAYTVISTRLDTTVTPYTQAFLKGAKNMTVQDACPLDAYGH